The sequence GACGTATCGCCCGAGCCTATCGAGGTCGTGAGGGTCACGAGCTTCAGGCCGGTGAGGCGTTCGACGGCGGACAGCAGCCGCAGGTGGGCGGCGGTGAAGGCGCCCGAGGTCATGACGCGAAAAGGTTCAGTCATGGCGGGAGACGCGCTGTCAGTTGGCGAAATCGTTCTTCAGCACGGCGCGGTAGCGCACCTTGCCCTCGCGCAGGCGTTCCAGCGCCTCGTTTACCCGTGACATCGGGAACATCTCCACCATCGGCTCGATGGCATGCCGGGCGCAGAAGTCGAGCATGCGCGCGATCGCGGTCGGCGAGCCGGTGGGCGAGCCGGAGACTTCTTTCTGGCCCAGGATCAGCGGGAACGCCTGCACCGGGATCGGCTCCAGCACCGCACCGACGAGGTGCAGCCTCCCCTTCGGGCCGAGCGCGGCGATCAGCGCGTCCCAGTCGAGCGGCGCGTTCGCGGTGACGATGATGAGGTCGAGCTGGCCGGCGATGGCGGCGATTGCGTCGCTGTCGCGGCTGGGCACCACGCGGTGCGCGCCCAGGCTGAGTGCCTCTGCAGCCTTGTCCGGGCTGGAGGTGAAGGCGGTCACCTCGCAGCCCCAGGCCCGTGCGAAGCGCAGTGCCATGTGGCCCAGGCCGCCGATGCCCACGACGCCGACACGGCTGGTCGGCAGCACCCGGTACTCGAGCAGCGGGTTGAATACGGTGATACCGCCGCACAGCAGCGGGCCAGCTACCTCGGGTCGTACACCCTCGGGCAGTGGCACCGCCCAGGCCCAGTGGCTGCGCACCCGCTCGGCGAAGCCACCGTGGTGGCCGACGATGGTGGGCTGGGCGGTGGCACACAGGTTGTGGTCGCCGCCCAGGCAGCAGGTGCAGT comes from Rhodocyclaceae bacterium and encodes:
- a CDS encoding NAD(P)-dependent alcohol dehydrogenase; the protein is MSTIRAWASLSVGAPLQRHDYDPGPLGAEDVEIAVEYCGLCHSDLSMIENAWGMSAWPLVPGHEVVGRVVALGSQAKGLRVGQAVGIGWTAASCMHCTCCLGGDHNLCATAQPTIVGHHGGFAERVRSHWAWAVPLPEGVRPEVAGPLLCGGITVFNPLLEYRVLPTSRVGVVGIGGLGHMALRFARAWGCEVTAFTSSPDKAAEALSLGAHRVVPSRDSDAIAAIAGQLDLIIVTANAPLDWDALIAALGPKGRLHLVGAVLEPIPVQAFPLILGQKEVSGSPTGSPTAIARMLDFCARHAIEPMVEMFPMSRVNEALERLREGKVRYRAVLKNDFAN